One window of the Triticum dicoccoides isolate Atlit2015 ecotype Zavitan chromosome 3B, WEW_v2.0, whole genome shotgun sequence genome contains the following:
- the LOC119277757 gene encoding protein NRT1/ PTR FAMILY 5.10-like, producing the protein MDATRALLLPRIDGAVPGVVDFRGGPAPRASTGRWSAAMFVLGVEIAERFAYHGVSANLISYLTGPLGESTAGAAAAINAWSGVATMLPLLVACVADAWLGRFRTIVLASVLFVVSMGMLTLSSALPVFHSDGCTSFTSLSGACSPSPVQVTIFYVSLYLVALAEAGHKPCAQAFGADQFDQHHPEESVSRSSFFNWWYFGMCSGTAATTMVSSYIQDNIGWGLGFGIPCLVMVFALAMFLLGTRRYRYYTSTQSSPFARLARAFVALLKGSKSSQCANTLAGEDGEFNAEHREEVRGLLRLFPIWATCIIYAVIFSQSSTFFTKQAATLDRRIGATFRVPPAALQTFISLTIITFIPVYDRLFVPAARRFTRLSSGITMLQRIGTGLVLALVAMVVAALVEARRLGVARDAGLVDDPKVALPMSLWWMVPQYVLFGLSDVFAMIGLQEFFYDQVPDALRSLGLAFFLSIFGVGHFLSSFLISAIDGATKKSGASWFSNNLNRAHLDYFYWLLAGLCAAELAAFVVVSRVYVYKKRVAHHDHDDGGAVM; encoded by the exons ATGGACGCCACCCGcgccctcctcctgccccggatcgACGGCGCCGTCCCCGGCGTCGTGGACTTCCGCGGCGGCCCCGCCCCGCGCGCCTCCACCGGCCGATGGTCCGCCGCCATGTTCGTCCTCG GTGTGGAGATCGCGGAGCGGTTCGCGTACCACGGGGTGTCGGCCAACCTCATCAGCTACCTGACGGGGCCGCTGGGGGAGTCCACGGCCGGCGCCGCCGCGGCGATCAACGCGTGGAGCGGCGTGGCCACGATGCTGCCGCTGCTGGTGGCCTGCGTCGCCGACGCCTGGCTCGGGAGGTTCCGCACCATCGTGCTCGCCTCCGTCCTCTTCGTCGTG AGCATGGGCATGCTGACCCTGTCCTCGGCGCTGCCGGTGTTCCACTCGGACGGGTGCACCAGCTTCACCTCGCTCTCGGGCGCGTGCTCGCCGTCGCCGGTGCAGGTGACCATCTTCTACGTCTCGCTCTACCTGGTGGCGCTGGCGGAGGCCGGGCACAAGCCCTGCGCGCAGGCGTTCGGCGCCGACCAGTTCGACCAGCACCACCCCGAGGAGTCCGTCTCCCGGAGCTccttcttcaactggtggtactTCGGCATGTGCTCCGGCACCGCCGCCACTACCATGGTCTCCAGCTATATCCAGGACAACATCGGCTGGGGCCTCGGCTTCGGCATCCCCTGCCTCGTCATGGTCTTCGCGCTCGCCATGTTCCTGCTCGGCACCCGCCGCTACCGCTACTACACCTCCACCCAGTCCAGCCCCTTCGCGCGCCTCGCCAGGGCCTTCGTCGCGCTCCTCAAAGGCTCCAAATCCAGCCAATGCGCCAA TACTCTTGCGGGCGAGGATGGTGAGTTCAACGCGGAGCACCGGGAGGAAGTTCGGGGCCTGCTGCGGCTGTTCCCCATCTGGGCGACGTGCATCATCTACGCCGTCATCTTCTCCCAGTCGTCGACCTTCTTCACGAAGCAGGCCGCGACGCTGGACCGGCGGATCGGCGCCACCTTCCGCGTGCCGCCGGCGGCGCTGCAGACGTTCATCAGCCtgaccatcatcaccttcatccCAGTCTACGACCGGCTGTTCGTGCCAGCGGCGCGGCGGTTCACGCGCCTGTCCTCGGGCATCACCATGCTGCAGAGGATCGGCACGGGGCTGGTCCTGGCGCTGGTGGCCATGGTGGTGGCGGCGCTGGTGGAGGCGAGGCGGCTGGGCGTGGCGAGGGACGCCGGCCTCGTGGACGACCCCAAGGTGGCGCTGCCGATGAGCCTGTGGTGGATGGTGCCGCAGTACGTGCTGTTCGGGCTGTCGGACGTGTTCGCCATGATCGGGCTGCAGGAGTTCTTCTACGACCAGGTCCCCGACGCGCTGCGCAGCCTGGGTCTGGCCTTCTTCCTCAGCATCTTCGGGGTGGGCCACTTCCTGAGCAGCTTCCTCATCTCCGCCATCGACGGCGCCACCAAGAAGAGCGGCGCCAGCTGGTTCTCCAACAACCTCAACCGCGCGCACCTCGACTACTTCTACTGGCTGCTCGCCGGGCTCTGCGCGGCGGAGCTGGCCGCGTTCGTGGTTGTCTCGCGCGTCTATGTGTACAAGAAGAGGGTGGCTCACCATGACCATGACGACGGTGGTGCTGTCATGTAA